The window GCTGGCGGTGGGTGAACTGGTGCAGCGGTGGCCGCAGCGCACCCTGCGAGTCGGGGGGCGAAGGAAACCGGGACAACCTGCGCCAAACCGCCTCTGCATTCAAGCGCTGCTCCTGGCTGTTGTTAGAGGACTGTCAACCCAAGGGTGAGAGATCATTGGCTTTATTTCCGGTGGTGTTTGGGTCACCATATGGGTAAATCTAGATACACTTCTGTCAAACGTGCGCGACATTCAACATCGCCTGCTCTTTCCCAGGTTTGCCCTGCAACTGCTGGATCTTTGTGGAATGcaaggagatgaaggaggtATGGAAGACTCCATGGGAGGCTGGTCCCTGACTGTAGCACTTTGCACCATGGTTGTCCAGGCCCGAGCCAGCTCACAcaagaggcagaagagagagGTGGGCGAGCGGGAGCGAAAACGGTTCTCGGCCCTGGAGAGAGAAAGCGATCTGAAAAGAGAGAGGGGCAAGTGGAAGAAGGAAGAACCGAGTGAGCGTCAAGCGGCAGAGAGAAAGGAGCCGAGgggggaagatggagagagtgTGGGATTGTGCTGCTTGCGTTCTGAGGAGGAGTTGGCCAAAGGtgtcaggaggaggatggaaataGAGAGGAAGGCTGAGACCTCGGAGGCAGCTGTAGACGGCTCCAAAAAGGAGACAGCGGACAAGGACGTTAGCGACGACGTTTTGCTGCACGTGCGGGCCAATCTCTTTGTCAATGCTAGGTCTTGGGAGCGTGCTCGTGTGGCTCTGAGCACACAGGGGCCTCTTAAACTTCAGTGCAGGCACCTGCGTATAGAAGAGATTTCAGTGTCCAGCATCAGAACCCTGCTAGACCTGCTACCTGATCGGGGTCTGCTGGGCATCGATGTTCGCTACAGCAACCTGGGGGTGGCGGGCCTGGccgagctgctgcctctgctgtcagCTTTCCCCACCCTGAGCTCCCTCCGCCTGCAGTACTGCAACTTAGATTTTGGCAGAGACCGCTACGGTCAGGAGGAGGCACTGAGGAACTTGTCTGTGGGTCTGGCAAAGCTGGAGGGGCTGCAACGCCTCAGCCTCACTGCCCTGCGCCTGCCGGGACAGCTTCGTGTGCTGCTCAGGTAGGACCAGACCTTTGCTCGTAATTGCAGACCTCTTAACTTTCATTTCTTACAGAACTGACTCTTCCCGATGTTCTATTATCTACTCTAGTTCGCTTCCTCGGCCTTTAGAGATCCTGGAGCTGCCATATTTGAGCCTGAACCCAGCTGACTTGGCCTATCTGTCCTCCAGCCATCACGCCGcctccctgcagcagctggatttgAGCGAGAACCATCTGGATGTAACCACGCTGCCCTCCGTCCGCCGCCTGCTCTCCCAAGCGTCAGGCAGCCTGCAGCACCTCTCTCTGAGCGGCTGCGGCCTGACCGACAGCCTGCTGGGACTCTTGCTGCCCTCCTTGCAAGGCTGCTGGGCCCTGAAGAGCTTGGCTTTGGCTCTGAACCCTCTCTCTATGGATAGCCTCCTGGACCTGGTGAGGACGGCTGTGAGAATGCCCTCCCTGCATCGCTTGCTGTACCCCAACCCCCTGGAGGACTACCAGCCGGGCCTTCCCGACATGCCCTCCAGTGCTCAGCTCTTAGACTGGCCCCTGGACGAGTCCTTCCAGATCAGCATGACCAGCAGTCAGCTGACCCAGGTGCTGATGGAGAACGGGCGCTCTGACCTCTTCCTGACGTGTGACCTGCTCAATTATGACAAAGACTTGGTGAGCTAGACGATGGCTATGGGATTGTAATTCCTTTCCTCTTTACAAGCCAGACCTCTAAAACCAATCAGTCCGAGTTTAAATCTCCCTGGCGAGATCACAAAAGGGCGACTTCTTTATATCTGTTGCTTTCTTCAGTGTAAATTTGAATATTATCCATGTGATCCTGCTTAAAGACTCAGGTATCTGTGATCAACTAATACTTGTACATTGTGTAACACCAACACAAACCTGCCGTTAAATGCACTTGGcattgtttttctgctttttcttcacTCAAAACACCTGATTTTGCTGCAAcagatgtgtatttttgtataACACGAGAAATAAAGCACTCAGACTTGGATATGGAAATATATCAGATTCTTTTCATCTGTTATTTCCAGTTGGTATGAAATGACCTGCTTGAAAGTTGACAAATGTACTATTTTTATTGTACAAACCCCCCCAAACATTTACAAAGTATTttatgtttcttcttcatgtgaCATGTGGTATCAAATCAGCTGCTGGAACGATAAATGTTTAATTCTTGACctttgttttgttcattttggtcctgcccaccagggggcgcttgTCAAGAAGCAGTGCAAATGTTTCAGAGGGCTTCGTCTGCCATCCTCTCCAACTTCTCCACTTCTGCAGGACTGGGTGTAGTGAGACCTGCTGTGAAATACTGCAGTTCTATTGTCCCTGACTGGTGCGCCAGCGCCACCCCTGAGTACGGGTTCTGTTGCCCCGGGTCTCCAAACAGAGTCATGGCCGTCACCCTGTGAGGAGCGCAGAAGGTGCATGTCGCGTGAGCAGGAGAGATCCAACAAAAAGAAACAGGTCAGATTTGTCTTGTACCTGTCAGAAAGAAGCTTTTCAGTGATCACAGGCTGGGTGCTGCTTTCCAACAGGTCCCAGATGTGGAGGTTAGAGGCAGCGTCCAGTACACAGAAAACCGCAGGTCTGGTCGGAGACCACTGAACGGAGACCACAGGGTCTCCACTGCTCCACTCCGCCACAGGGTGCTCTTGTCTGACTGCGTGCAGCCTGACGCTGCCGTCCCCACATCCCACCTGGAAAACACCCATGCAACAGTAACAAAATCTAGACGTGATGGGATGGCGCTGTTAGCATTGCATAGCAGTTAGCATGTCTGTAGGTGGGGCTGTGATAGACTAGTGAAACCAGCCTCAGAACCCCTCCAGCCTGTGGTGAAACTTAAATAGTCCTGTGAATATTTGGTGAAACGCCCCCCCGCCCCAGCGCTCTCACCAAGAACAAGTGCTGCTGGAAGGGAGAAAAATGAATCTCGGTGACATCCACAGGTCGGACTCCCGCGTCCTGACACCTGTAAAACTTGGGCGTAGCCTTCAAACCGTGACTGGTGCCGTGATTCACCAGTCCCTAGACGGCAATCAAATTAATAAGCTGTCAGAAGATTATATTAAAAGATGAATTGGGCCAAAATGGCTTCTGGATATCGTCCCAGATGAAGGTCGAACTCACCATATTAGTGCCAGTAAAGAAATGATTGGAGTCCGTTGGCAGGAATTTTAAACGAAGCGTTTGGAGTCCAGTTGTCGCTGCGTCTCGTCTTgatctgggtggggggggggggggggtggggcgtCATAGAAGAGGTACAAGGTTACACAGTGGAACATGAGAGCGCCACACATTTGCGGCGCACATACATAACTGCAGGTTCCAATCATGCACTGAGGTGACACAAACATAAATCAGATCATacgaccccccccttccccctagAAGACCAGCTGTGTTCCACTGGGCCAGGGCGTGATGGGGTATTTTAAAGCTGGCACTGAAGGAtgatccatccattcatcaagCTAACCTCTCAGCGGTGAGGACGGCGGAGCTGTGGAGTAATTTTACTCTCCCCCCTGGCCTGAGGCCTGGGGGAGAGAAGGACAACGTCGATGAGCGTGTGCTACGTTTGTGCAAATTGTGGCAACACTAAACCACATTACCCAGATCGGTCGGTGAGCCCGCCTCGTTGGCTTTCGGGAGCTCCAGCACCACCTAGAGGACACGGAGAGAAACACCAGATACACACCGGTTTTTTATGTCTGGATCATGAGCCAAgattggccactaggtggcgtttTCCTGCAATAAATATAGTTAATTTTTTTATTCTACACCGAACCTCAGCCATAGGATCAAGTATTTTCATTTCTGACACACTGTTTGCTTTATTAAGAGCTTCATTTTCCTTCTCCTGCTGAGTTTGCAGTTCTACATGTTTTGCAACCCGAGGATCCACCTGTCACTTTCACCGGTTCCTCCCCCCGTCAAAGCTCAGATGTTGCTACTCACAGTGTTGCCTTACCTACCCAGAAATTTAAAACTCCAGTTTCATCCAGAGAGGCCAGCTGAAACGACAGTCCTGACGACTCTGGGTAATCAAATGGAAAACAATGAAATGTAAAACCAGCGGCGAATGTCGAACGCAGCGTGTTTAAAAGCGATCCGGGGCCCCTCCTGTTGCATTCCGTACCTTCCTCAGATGCCAGTAGGGGGACCTCCGACCTCAGCTCCCCTGCTGCAGCGGAGGACACGGCTTCGACGGACACGACGGAGGAGAAATGTCCCCAGCGGGCCATGACCGCATCTGCGTGGACAAAAGGGAGGTTTCAGGCCTGCGTCAAGTCAATGTCGAAGTCAAAGTGAAGGCTTAAAGTACCGGTGGAGAAGGTGGGCTGCCGCAAagtccactcctcctcctctatggTGACGCGGTGGTGGTCACTGGCGTATTCCCTCAGGTCCCACAGCACCACAGAGCCCACTGAGGTGCCTGCAAACACCAAGGAGGCCTTTCCagggctgaagcagcagcactgcaCCTGCAGCCGGGACGTCTTTCAGTGCATCTGACTAAAGGTGATTTGTAAATATGGCATGAGTTCATGTTCACGGCCTTTCAGTTCACCTCAGATTGATACGTTAGGACTTTCTGAGGTCTGGAGGGCTCCCAGATGTTCCAGATGCAGATGAGGGTGCAGTCGTCGAGCAGCGTGTGGCTGAGCCCGGCCGCAGGGACGTGGACGCTCATCAGGGTGTTCCTCTGCACCTGGAGCTGGCTGATGCTGCGACCTGTGGCCCACAATCAGAAACGGTTTCACCTGGGAGTCAACGGAGACGACTGCTTCTGCGGGAACATCAGGCCGACCGGAAAGAAAAGGAATCTTGGTGTTGAGCCGCGAACTTCCATCGCTGAAAGACATGGTGTCTGCCGGGGAGCCGTGCTTCCTCGGGGATTCCCTCTcagcctgctcttcctccagaagGACCGCCATCACCTGTTGTCCCCGGAAAATCCACCAGCGTTAGAATGAGCTCCAGGCACTTCGGAATTCTTCCTCTAGAACGAGTTCAAACCTGCGAGGCCGAGCGCAGGAACGACGTCAGGCGCCGGGAGTCGACGTCGATTTGACTGAAGGTCAAAGCTTCCCAGGGCAGGTTGGGATCTGCCGGAAGAAGAACTCTGTCACTGAAGACACCAGGTTAGCTCGGAGTTCACAGAGGAAGAGCGGCTTTCCTACCACCGCAGGCTCCGGCGTGCTCTGGAGGATGCTGCGTCCACTTCTGGCTGACGTCTATCTCCTCCGTCTGGATGTCTCTGTCCACGTTGTCCTCGTTACACTGGACGTAAGCCTGAGGAGGGCGGTGCCGCGCGTTATTTACGCCCTTCCCACGCCACAAACCCACCTGAAAGGCTCACCTGTCTGGTGTTCGCAGTCCCAAAGCTTCTGATGTACATGTCGTACTCGTTAACAGGGGGCAGATCCAAAACGGAGAAGGTGACGGAGAAATCCAGATCGATGAGGCGAAGCAGCTCCGTACCGCGTTTCCTGGAGACATCGGAGGCTAAAGCGGCCATAAACGTGCACATAAACATAACAGGGAGGAGCCAACCTACTTCTGTTTTTCGGTAATTTTCTGGCTGACTTCCCGCTGTTTGGCAGCCATGAAGTCAATGAACCTCCCGCTGGGAGGGGCCGGAGTCTTTTCAGATGCTgtcggcagcagcagagaagctgTGTTGGCTCAGAAGTGCTCTGGATGTTTGGGGAATAAAAGATAAGATTTACCTCTGGAGTGTTCCCGCACATCCTCTTCGCTCATCCGTCTGGACTGAGCGGATGTTACCCTCTTGTTTTCTTCATCCATCGCTCGCTGAATTGCCTCCATCTCCTTTTTCCACTGAGCCCcggcctccttctcctcttcctcccgcaCGTCCGGACGCCGGGGCTCCTCCTCGCCCCCCCCTTCGTGTTCACTCTCGTCCATCTCCTCGAAATCCTCCTCGTATTCCTTTTAAAAGGGGAAACCGCATCACTTATTacagcagcacaggcagccGCTCTCGCGTTAGCGCCTCTAAAAGGGGCGACAATGAAGACGTGCGGGAAAAGAAAGGAGCATTACCTCAAAGTCCTCTTCGTATTCCTGCGCATCAGCATCACCCTGCAGACGTGACACAAATGCATGAATtcaaaagacaggaaatgaccaAACAGGGGTGAAAACCATGGAGGAGGAAGCAAGGATGGGTCCTACGGGCTCTCCTGTGTCTCCCACAGCTTCCGCCGCCCTGCTCCCATGGTCGGAGGTCTTAGCGGCCTCCTGGGACAACAGGACCGCAGCTCCGGACGCCTGTCTCCGGCTCTTCTCGGGCGCCGTTTTATccgagctgcttctgcttccgtGACTACGTccttcctcttcccccctctcccgGAGCCTCATCTCTCTGCGTCGGTCTCGTTCCGACCGCTCCCCGTCGCCGCGGTGACGCCTGACCTCGTCGCTAGCGCCCTCGCGACCCTCGGACGCCACGTCTCTGTCTCGCCGCCGCTTTTCATCCTGAtgatctctctctttctgcctcctctccttctcctctctgtgcctCCTGTGGTCTCCTGGGGTGAAAGACGGGAATGTTTGTCCACACAGGAGGTAGAACAGGACAGATGAAAGCACACTAAAGCAGtacctttttcctccttcccttctgacagcctctctcgtctctctctctcattcttccTTTCTTTATATTCGTCTGCGTGTCGCTCTCTGTCTCGGTgcctctctcttctgtctctttcGTGCTTTTTAAAGTCGCCTTCTCCGCTTTCCTCGTGTCTCCTTCTCTCGCTTTCGGTCCTGTGGTGTCTCCTCCTTTCTttgtccttctcctctttcgttgcatccctctctctctccttgtctctgtgtctttccttttcctttgctCGCTcgtgctcctgcttcctgtctcttctctccttgGAATGAAAACGGTGCTTGTCCACTTCTACGACGCTGTCTCGCTCTCTTCTGTCCCTCTCGTCTCTTTTCTCTCTATCACTTCTTCTGTCtcgtctctctctggagtcgtAACTGTCACCTTCTGGAAACCCTTCCTGCTCCCTTTtacccttctctcctctcctctccctttcacCTCTCCTATCCCGTgactcctcttttcttctttctgtgtGTCGTTCatcttcatccctcctctccctggtgctctccctctgtttgtctctctcttttCGGGATTCCTTCTCAGTTTCTCTGCGGCGTCTCTCTGTAGATTCCCCTCCTCGATGTCTTCTTTCATCACCGTTGCCTTCCTTTAAAAAGCAGACATCTAGGTTTATATTCTTAATGTTACGTTTTCACTGCTGTGACATGAATATCATTGCAAGGTGCTCTGTAGGAACCACGAAGTCCAAAGTTGATGCAATTAGAGAAATGATTCGCTTTTTACTTGGATACAAATCTTACTTTCAGGTATCTGCTCAGGTCTGCTGGTTTCCACGTGTCTTCTTTGGTTAATTTCTAAACGAAATGGAGGTTTTGTACACTAAGTGATCACACATATGGGATTTTAAGTCATCAAAGTACGTCTAGGCAGGACAGCGTTCATTTAAGGTGGTCTGACAAGTATCGCGGCGGACATAGTTAAACGGTCTTATTACGTATCTTGTGCCTGCCAAAATTccatacattttatttaacaaTAAATGACTTACTTTGCCGCTGTACATGATGTGATTTGTGTTCAATTAATTTCGAAAAATGAGCTCAGATTGTTGCACTAATGCCGCCATGGCAGTGGATCATTATGGCGCATGCGCAGTCGGGTGAAACCAAGAAGCCCGCGTCACTTTGGCTTGACAACAGGTTTATTAATCGAACGCAGATCAATAGCTTGATCAACATAAAGTTGCTATGGCAACGATTGACTTTACTCCTAAAGGTTCATAATGATAATACTAAAAGAAAACCCTCTTTGAGTATTAAGTAAGTTCACTTTATCGACATTTTCAGCTTGAGATTGTGAATCATTGTTTCTGTGAACGTCACGCAGGCGCGATGCCCgactttaaaatctttaaaagtcTAACTAATGAAATTTGAACCGCTGAAACAGAAAAagcctgtgtttttgtgtttattttcaaacatttttattttttaattaaaaaaaacgcTTTGAAAAAGATAAGCAATTTTTACACTGGCAGTTTCGCATCATTccatatataataatataactGAAAGCCACCCTCATCACTATATTCTGGGATAGATGGATGAGAATTTCCTATTTCATGCAGTTGGTTGCATGTGCCACATTGCACCTTCAGATGGCACCAGCTTGTCGTTATCTCAGAGTTCAAGTCAAGTCGGTATGTTcaaataacaactaaacaagAAAAAGGTAAATACTTGCATTCATCTTCCAGCAATGGTTCATCATGAAAATAACTTTTTCCATTCCCACAAGTATGGTAAATGATTTAATAACCTAATAAGCGTGTGGATTTTCAATTCATATTATAGTTTTATATGTGTATTTATTGCAGAACTAACAAATAAACTGACTTTAATTTTAGATATTTAACATATATAACATGACGTGGTTATCAATCATCCCATATCACTTTATAAAACTTGAACAAGATATCTAATTTATCTCTTTACTGAGGGGCAACAGAATTATCGGCAGGTTGTTTTACTGGAGAAGCGGATGCGGCCTGACGGACGTGAAACCCCGCCCACGTTTAGCCACGCCCCTGCGGCGCCGCTCCATTATGTCATTCAGCACCCGCATTTACCAGCGTGACCCACCAGATGGCGCTGGTTCACATTTAAACTCCGCTCCGAACCGATCTGGGAGCGCGCTGCGAACACGCTCTGCGTACGTTTTTGGACCTGCTCATTTCAAACCAGCGCGGAGACGGAGCGACTTCTGCCGCCTCGAGTGACTAAAGCCAGGAGGAAAACATGTCTCCACAGGCTTGTGTTTGCTCTGGACATTAAACCGGTGAACGCTGAGGATTTCCCAGAGTGCGATGGGCCGGTGTGCAGGTGAGCCAGCCAGAGAACAGGGTCCCTCGAGGAGACGCTTCGGTCCCTGCGCACCTGGGAACCGTGTCAGCGAGCCGGATCAGCGTTGCAACAGTTTGAAGCCCGATCACAGACATGTCTAGAGACAGCATGACCGGCGTGCGAGGAGCCCATTCACGCAATGCGAGCACCAAGGAGAAGGGACACGCCGCTCCGAGCAGCGCGAAGCCCAACTTTCCCCATCCCTCAGCGGGTGGCACCAGCGGCGACACCCCGCTGTCTTGCACCAGCGAGCTGACCCAGACCTGGATCCAGCTGGCCAAAACCTTTGTGCTGATCTTCCCCATTTACGCGCTGGGTTATTTCGAGTTCAGCTTCAGCTGGCTCTTAATCGGACTTGCCATCTTTTTCTGGTGGAGGAGACACACCGGGGGCAAACGCAGCCGAGTGAGCAGAGCTTTTGCCTTCTTTGAGCAAGCGGAGAGAAGTGTCACCCAGAGCCTGAGCACCTCCGATTTACCTCCATgggtgagacccccccccccccccacccacccactagAGATAGGCTGCACTCTTTAAAAAGCATGTTGTGATCAATATTTTTGAGCTTCCAGGAAAAGTCCATCagctgaccagaggagagagcTGTAaagctgtgatggagcagctgtcccccccccccacccccccagcactGTGACATTAGATTGAGTCTAAATACAGCAGGGTACAATGGTAAACCAGATACCACGCGAGTCCTGTTATTTTGGGATTCAGACGACTGTCTTGCTTTATCTCAGCCTTTCACTGCAACACTTCATTATTAGATAACCCAGCGGGGGTCCtaaatgcccccccaccccacagaACCAGTAAATATCTGCCAGGAgtcccccctctctctcgcaTGCTTTGCTTTTAGACGCGTCCTCAAGCTTCTTTACTTTACTGTTGCTATAAACAGTTCTGAAAGGACTCAAGgccgggatgggggggggggggggggtaataaaaACGGGGCAGGGTCTGCGCAGGGGAAAACTTCCCGGGTCAGAAATGATTCAAAGAGACGTTTTTATTAGCTTTTGTTCTGGAAAAGGCGGACTTTTATCTAAGCGACTGTCAGCTCCTTCTGCTGGTGGCAGGGCCTGATGTGGGTGCACGGGGACGCGGGGAGGGCTGGGtgccgctccccccccccccaacttctgCTGCTGAAGTGCCTTCCTCTTTGTTCCAGGGCTGTTGCCAAGATGTTTGAACGCAATGAGTGACTGCAGCCGCTCACAGTAAAAGCATTTCGCTCTGAATACGTTCACGCTTTTATTCGTCTGTCACGTCTCAGCAGTGGTCTGAAGGATGCCGCAGGggttagcctagcctagcataGCCTAGCCTAGCATAGCTGCTTCAAGGAGGTGGCAGGTTTGATTCCAGGAGTTTTCATGAGACCCTAActtgccccccttccccccagtgTGTGTCCAGTGATGGACGGGTGACCTGGCTGAAGTGGATCCCCACATCATGTCCAGTTGTTCCTGGGGGAGACTTTAGAGTCTGGGAATAAGTGGTGgtcagaagatggatggatggaagtgaggAAACCGTTTCACCCCGTTTCTGAGCACTTTAACCATCaacagcaggagctgctccaTATCCCTGCAGGGTTTTTCCTCCCTTAATATTGACATAAGACTCAGCTCAGAAGGATATGAAAGGACCCCCAGACCCCACATCTGTCTCTTTGCTGtcagcagcagtcagtcagcTCATCCATCAGCCAAAAAAAGGGGGACAGTTTCCATTAAATGTGGATTTGGAGGCCGGACGTCATGTTGCAGAGCTCTGGGAGAATTTCCTCTATTAATTCCCAAAAtccttgtgtttttttcccccttttctcgCATATAAACTTACATTTCTGTTTAAGAGTGAACAAAATGTGCCTGCGAGCCATCAGATTTGACTAGAATCATTTTCCCGTCTGTGATCCTCTAAAAGCCCATTTGAACTCCATCTCCCCGTCTCGTCTTCAATATTCCGATTGCTTTTTTTTGGCATCGGCAGTTATTCCAAACTTTGACACAAATGCTGGACGAGGCCTTTTAGCGCTGCCTCTATTAGCAAACGGAAACTGTCGTGTCCCACCGACGCTCCGGCCGGATGAGTCACTCCATCCCGGCCACGAGTGCATAAACAGGCTGTTCATCTGGGCTTTGCtcaggtgctgggggggggtgggggcccTGGCGCAGCCCTTTAGTGGAAGGCATCGACTTGATTTCAGACACGTTCTGTCTCCTAATGTTAAATCAATGCCTGGTTTAATTTGGCCCTTCGGTTTCCTCACCGTGAGGAAGCCATCCTCGGACAAATAGCACAAATCCCTGACAAATACGGGAATTCCCCGGACAGGCGGCCTCCATCTGATTGATTTCGTGTGGGCAGGTTCTCTGGTGTCATTTTTAATGTGAGCCTTGTTTGGCCTCCATCCTCAGCTTTACTGTCCCCGTGGGAAGGTGGACGTTGGCTCTTCCTtacaggacaccaggacacggCTTTACTTCACAATTCCCGGGCGATGTATTAGCAGCATGTTAGCGTCCGGAAAAATTGTGTCTGACCGCCAGAATTCTTGATTTCCGTCCCCGCATCACCTCCCGACGACGTTTGCTCCTCTCTTGTTTTCCCTTCTCCCAGGTCCACTTCCCGGACGTGGAGCGAGTGGAGTGGCTGAACAAGGTAAGGTCGTCCCAGCTCTTCCGGTTGGTTCTGGCTCCCAGCGGAGCCGGGAAGCTTCTAAATCCTCGGCTGGATCCTCGTTTCAGACGGTCGGACAGATGTGGCCCTACATCTGTCAGTTTGTGGAGAAGCTCCTCCACGAGGCGCTGGAGCCGGCCGTGAAGGCGTCCGACCCCCACCTCAGCACCTTCTGCTTCAGCAAGATCGACATCGGAGACAaagtgagtggggggggggggggggggggggcggcagctGGACGCACACGTGCGCGTCGCCGACACATGCGCTCTGGTCATAAATAGCTTCCACGTGCGGGTCAAGATGGAGAGGGGTCAGATTGGTGGTACCGTTTGGGACGGGGGGGTGTGGGGGCCGGACTGACTGTGATGTGCGCCTGTGTTGCGGTGTAGCCCCTGAGGGTCAACGGGGTCAAGGTTTACACGGAGAACGTGGACAAGAGACAGATCATCATGGATCTGCACATCAGGT is drawn from Takifugu flavidus isolate HTHZ2018 chromosome 17, ASM371156v2, whole genome shotgun sequence and contains these coding sequences:
- the si:ch73-174h16.4 gene encoding leucine-rich repeat-containing protein 14; the encoded protein is MVLSLVNLCAREVVSDHSLSHSWLKWVPRELYGPLLEAAFTSYRPLAVGELVQRWPQRTLRVGGRRKPGQPAPNRLCIQALLLAVVRGLSTQGFALQLLDLCGMQGDEGGMEDSMGGWSLTVALCTMVVQARASSHKRQKREVGERERKRFSALERESDLKRERGKWKKEEPSERQAAERKEPRGEDGESVGLCCLRSEEELAKGVRRRMEIERKAETSEAAVDGSKKETADKDVSDDVLLHVRANLFVNARSWERARVALSTQGPLKLQCRHLRIEEISVSSIRTLLDLLPDRGLLGIDVRYSNLGVAGLAELLPLLSAFPTLSSLRLQYCNLDFGRDRYGQEEALRNLSVGLAKLEGLQRLSLTALRLPGQLRVLLSSLPRPLEILELPYLSLNPADLAYLSSSHHAASLQQLDLSENHLDVTTLPSVRRLLSQASGSLQHLSLSGCGLTDSLLGLLLPSLQGCWALKSLALALNPLSMDSLLDLVRTAVRMPSLHRLLYPNPLEDYQPGLPDMPSSAQLLDWPLDESFQISMTSSQLTQVLMENGRSDLFLTCDLLNYDKDLVS
- the dync2i1 gene encoding cytoplasmic dynein 2 intermediate chain 1 translates to MYSGKKLTKEDTWKPADLSRYLKEGNGDERRHRGGESTERRRRETEKESRKERDKQRESTRERRDEDERHTERRKEESRDRRGERERRGEKGKREQEGFPEGDSYDSRERRDRRSDREKRDERDRRERDSVVEVDKHRFHSKERRDRKQEHERAKEKERHRDKERERDATKEEKDKERRRHHRTESERRRHEESGEGDFKKHERDRRERHRDRERHADEYKERKNERERRERLSEGKEEKGDHRRHREEKERRQKERDHQDEKRRRDRDVASEGREGASDEVRRHRGDGERSERDRRREMRLRERGEEEGRSHGSRSSSDKTAPEKSRRQASGAAVLLSQEAAKTSDHGSRAAEAVGDTGEPVGPILASSSMGDADAQEYEEDFEEYEEDFEEMDESEHEGGGEEEPRRPDVREEEEKEAGAQWKKEMEAIQRAMDEENKRVTSAQSRRMSEEDVREHSRASEKTPAPPSGRFIDFMAAKQREVSQKITEKQKKRGTELLRLIDLDFSVTFSVLDLPPVNEYDMYIRSFGTANTRQAYVQCNEDNVDRDIQTEEIDVSQKWTQHPPEHAGACGDPNLPWEALTFSQIDVDSRRLTSFLRSASQVMAVLLEEEQAERESPRKHGSPADTMSFSDGSSRLNTKIPFLSGRSISQLQVQRNTLMSVHVPAAGLSHTLLDDCTLICIWNIWEPSRPQKVLTYQSEVQCCCFSPGKASLVFAGTSVGSVVLWDLREYASDHHRVTIEEEEWTLRQPTFSTDAVMARWGHFSSVVSVEAVSSAAAGELRSEVPLLASEEESSGLSFQLASLDETGVLNFWVVLELPKANEAGSPTDLGLRPGGRVKLLHSSAVLTAERSRRDAATTGLQTLRLKFLPTDSNHFFTGTNMGLVNHGTSHGLKATPKFYRCQDAGVRPVDVTEIHFSPFQQHLFLVGCGDGSVRLHAVRQEHPVAEWSSGDPVVSVQWSPTRPAVFCVLDAASNLHIWDLLESSTQPVITEKLLSDRVTAMTLFGDPGQQNPYSGVALAHQSGTIELQYFTAGLTTPSPAEVEKLERMADEAL